The following are encoded in a window of Bradyrhizobium sp. WBOS07 genomic DNA:
- a CDS encoding Zn-dependent alcohol dehydrogenase, which yields MKAAVLHEVNQPLVIEDVSLPKPGPREVLIRTAVAGLCHSDLHFMEGLYPHPLPAVLGHESAGVVEQVGSDVTYVKPGDHVVTCLSVFCGTCDNCTTGRTVLCTDTTVKMLPGVSNRMQWSKPEKLHQFLNLSSFAEQMLVHENAIVKIRREMPLDLAALIGCGVITGYGAVVNTAKVTAGETVAVIGCGGVGMAAINGAQIAGAGRIIAIDTNPAKLQLATKLGATDIINPADGDVVKQVRDLTNGGVHHSFEVLGRKETAEQAFGMLASGGTATIVGMIPFGQKIELHGFDFLRERRIQGSSMGSNHFRVDMPRLVDFYLRGRLHLEDWISAKLKLNEINEGFANMKAGKTLRSVIMFDS from the coding sequence ATGAAGGCCGCCGTCCTCCATGAAGTCAACCAGCCGCTCGTCATCGAGGATGTCAGCCTGCCGAAGCCGGGTCCGCGCGAGGTCCTGATCCGCACGGCGGTCGCCGGCCTCTGCCATTCCGACCTGCACTTCATGGAGGGGCTCTATCCGCATCCGCTGCCAGCGGTGCTCGGGCACGAATCCGCAGGGGTCGTCGAGCAGGTCGGCTCCGATGTGACCTACGTCAAGCCGGGCGACCACGTCGTCACCTGCCTGTCCGTGTTCTGCGGCACCTGCGACAATTGCACCACCGGCCGCACCGTGCTCTGCACCGACACCACGGTGAAGATGCTGCCGGGCGTCTCGAACCGGATGCAATGGTCGAAGCCCGAGAAGCTGCACCAGTTCCTCAACCTGTCGTCGTTTGCCGAGCAGATGCTGGTGCACGAGAACGCCATCGTCAAAATCAGGAGAGAAATGCCGCTCGATCTCGCCGCGCTGATCGGCTGCGGCGTCATCACCGGCTACGGCGCGGTGGTGAACACGGCGAAGGTGACGGCGGGCGAGACGGTCGCTGTGATAGGCTGCGGCGGCGTCGGCATGGCCGCGATCAACGGCGCGCAGATCGCCGGCGCCGGCCGCATCATCGCCATCGACACCAATCCGGCCAAGCTCCAGCTCGCGACCAAGCTGGGCGCCACCGACATCATCAACCCCGCCGACGGCGACGTCGTGAAGCAGGTGCGCGACCTCACCAATGGCGGCGTGCATCATTCGTTCGAGGTGCTCGGCCGCAAGGAGACCGCCGAGCAGGCGTTCGGCATGCTCGCTTCCGGCGGCACCGCCACCATCGTCGGCATGATCCCGTTCGGCCAGAAGATCGAGCTGCACGGCTTCGACTTCCTGCGCGAGCGCAGGATCCAGGGCTCGTCGATGGGCTCGAACCATTTTCGCGTCGACATGCCCCGCCTGGTGGACTTCTACCTGCGCGGCCGGCTGCACCTGGAGGACTGGATCTCGGCGAAATTGAAGCTGAACGAGATCAACGAAGGCTTTGCCAACATGAAAGCCGGCAAGACGCTGCGCAGCGTGATCATGTTCGACAGCTAG